A window of Sodalis praecaptivus genomic DNA:
TGAGCTTCTTCGCTTATCGCAGGGCATTTTTGGGGTTGTCGCTTAATGAAGGGGCCGCCGCTGCGCTGATTTTACTGCTCATTGTGCTGGTGATGACCATCGTCTATTTCGTGTTGCTGGAACGCCGCAGATAGCCGTGGGAACACCGTAACTTAATAAGCCAATACCCGTTTAATTGCCCTAAGCGGGTCGTTGCTATTCGGGCGCTGCGGACTGAACGTGAAGTGAGAGGTGGGTCATGACAACGCATCCACGTTAGCATGCCCAGGTGTGTGCCATTTGAGAACAGAGGCGAATCTGCCCTTGCATCTTGTGATGAACACCTTGAAACTGATACAGCACGCTGTTCACAACGATGTCTTATGCTGAACTTTCCGTACAAGACCGGAGCGCACTGATGGCCAGAATTGCTGTAGACATGGATGAAGTTATCGCTGATTTCAATAAGAAGTTTATCAACTCATTTAATCATCAATTCGGAAAGACTATTTCGTTAACGGATTTGCACGGACGATCGGCACAAAAACGCTGGCCGGAATTGGCCAGTGATATCGATCTGCTGATCGGACAGGCAGATTTTTTTTCAGACCTGCCGGTGATGCCGGACAGCCAGGAAGTTCTGGCGCGGATGAACGAAAAACATGAGATATTTATCACCACGGCGGCAATGGAATTCCCGCTTTCATTCAACGCAAAATTCGAGTGGTTGAAAACGCATTTCCCATTCATTAGCCCCATGAATATTGTCTTCTGCGGCAGTAAAAGTATCCTCAATGCAGATTATCTGATTGATGATAACTGCCGCCATTTCCGCGGGTTCTGCGGTGAGGGCATTCTTTTTACTGCCCCGCATAATATCCATATGGAAGGGTATAAACGCGTGCGTAACTGGCAGGAGGTGGGCGAGTTGTTTCTATAACATCTTGCGGGGGAACTATCGAAAGCCCCCCCAATTTCACATTAGACCGCTGCTTACCTTCGTGGACTTTGCGCCATGCCGCCGGATCGACAAACGGCAGTAACAATGCGAACATCGGCAACAGAAATTCAGATGTAGTAACACTTGTCATCGCTCATACCCCATGCTGTCCTGCTGATAACCGCCCCTAGCCAGAAGCTGACGTCGAAAGTTTGTATAAATCCAGACGGTGAGATAGGTCCATGTGTGATAAAAGGGAGAATCCGGGCCATTATGCCTGAAACCTGACGGAGCAGAAAATGAGAACGCAGAAGCGCTGCATGGGGTATGTGGCGGTTGTGGTTGATGACTACGATCGTGCCATTGCCTATTACACCGACAAACTCGGCTTTACCCTCGTTGAGGATACACCGCAGCCTGGGAAACGCTGGGTAGTGGTTACCCCGAACCCGGAAAGCGACTGCAACATTCTACTGGCACGCGCTGCAAACGAAATACAGGAAAGCTTTATCGGCAACCAGTGTGGCGGGCGAGTATTCTTGTTCCTTCAGACCGATAATTTCTGGCGCGACTACAACGCCATGAAAGCAAAAGGGGTTAAGTTTTGCCAGGAGCCACGGGAAGAGGAGTACGGTACGGTGGTGGTATTTGAAGACCTCTTTGGCAACCGCTGGGATCTCTACCAGAACAAACAAAATTAACAATCTTGCCGGCTGCGTCTTCAATGTGTAGCCGTGACAATTAAGCATGAGACGCCATCCCTTGCAACGCGTTAAAGCCTAAAGCGCGTACACGCTAGAGTGATATTCATGCGGCAACGCCCCCGGCATCAGTTGTTGCGACATCCGCTTTACGCTGTTTATCGAGGGTCAGATACCGGTGAAAGCAAAAAGCCCGCTCAGGTTTCCCTGAGCGGGCTTTTCTAAATATGGCTCCTCTGACTGGACTCGAACCAGTGACATACGGATTAACAGTCCGCCGTTCTACCGACTGAACTACAGAGGAATCGCGAGAACGGGGCGAATCATAGCGGGACACCGAAGGGGTGTCAACGGATAACATAATGAAATCGCGCAATTGCGCAAGGCTTAGCCGAATTGGTGATTTTCAGCGCCAGATTGCGGCAAAAGGCGCTGTTGAGACCTGACCATCGCGCCCATTGCACGGGTTTGCGCTGGCTTAATCCGGCGCCTGGGTCAGGCTGCGCGCCTCCTGCCTGCGACCGGCGCGCAAGGCGATGAGCCTTGAAAGCGGGTCCTGGCGGTAAAAGCGGACGAAACAGCCATAAAGATCGCCGAATCGCTCCGCCAGCAGTTCGGGAGAGCTGAAAAAGTATTCCGACAATACGGCAAAGCACTCCGCAGGGTCGCTTGCGGCATAGGCATCCATGCTGGCCGCGTCTTCCCCAACTAGCTCAACCTCATCCTGTAGGTCCGCCATGGCGCCATGGAGCAGCTGTTCCCAGCGGGCGACCTCCCGTAACGGGATAAGTGGCACGCCATTGACGACGCCCGCGTTACGTAAATCGAGTTTGTGAGCGGTTTCATGGATAACCAAATTGAAACCCGACAAATCAAAGGAATCCTGAATTTCGAGCCAGTTGAGGACCACCGGGCCTTGATCCCAGCTTTGCCCGGAATGAACCACCTCGCCCTGGTGTACCAGGCCAAAATCATCCTGCCAGCTATCGGCCACCACGAAGGGCGCCGGGTAGATCAATACTTCATGGAAGCCGTCCAACCATTCCAGCCCCAACTCAAGCACCGGTAAGGAAAATAACAGCGCAATGCGCGCCCGCTGCTGGGCATGCAATTCCAGTGTCTGCAAGGGAACGAGTTTCTTTTGCCGCAGAAATTTCTTTGCCAGCGCCACCAATTTTTGCTGCTCATTGACCGAGAGCGGGCTAAATAGCGGGATGGATAGCGCCTGATCCCAGTTCGTTTCATCTGAGCTGGCGGTATGCGTGCTTCGCCATGGCCATTTGATCATCATGTTGCTCGATAAGTCGTCACTTGAATCGTGAGGGCGGATTAATACTGTTAAAATGCCGCAAAACAGGGCATGATAGCAACCGCAAAAAAGGAGAGATGCCGGAGCGGCTGAACGGGACGGTCTCGAAAACCGTTAAGGGAGCAATCCCTTCCAGGGTTCAAATCCCTGTCTCTCCGCCACTTTTCAACGGGTTACAGACAATTCCTCTGGTCAACCTGTCACGCCCTGTAAATTCTGAGAAAATACGCTAAAAATCTTTGCTGCGGCAGGGTGCTAGCGCGCGCCTTATTCATCATAAAGACAAGCAAGAGGCAATTTCAGGCTGGTTGAAGCTAACGCTGCCTACCGTGTACTCTTACCACGTCGTCAAAAATCTGCTAGTAAGCCCCTGCGAGTCAGACCCTAATCGCAAAATACTTTCCCTAAATGACGTTCCATCGCTGCGCCACTCATTCTACAGTGATAGCAGGGGACAATCCTCTCACGCGCACACCCCCCCCGCGCGAGACTGTCCCGTGGCGTGCAGTCCGCGCCGGCACCATGGCCCCTGTAAAGAGAGGCATTTTTTATCGCTGTTTTACGATGGACAAAAAAGGCCGTACCAGCAGACCCCAAAGCAGATGTTTGCATTTAACCTTCCACGGCGCCCGCGCTTTTAATGATTGCCAAATGGCATTGCGCGCCGCGTCAGGTTTGGGGGTAATACTGATGTGTGACTGAGCTGCATGGATGCTATGCAAAATGACCGGCGGCACTACGGCACGTACCTGACAAAAGGCGTAATCCTGAAAAATGGAAAATTTGTCGGCCACCATCCATACCGGATAGAGGCCCGCCGCCATGTTGCGCGCGGCCGTGCGATTGATGATGTAACCGTGCGTCATCGCGGCATCAACTACCCTATGCAGACAGTGGGTCTTATCCAATGCCTGAATCGGTTTTTTTAGGTATTGACAGCTGGCGGTCAGCAGCGTTAACAGCGGCTTGCTGGGAATATCGCACAGCGCTAGTTGGGGGAGAAGCGAAATGGCTTCCGGGGTAAGCTTTGCGTCATCCTCAAGGATTAACGCCTGCTTAAGCCCACGCTCGCAAATGAGGCGATAGATATGGATGTGGCTAAGGGCGCAACCAATTTCACCCGGACGGGTGGCATAATTGATTCTACGTGTATGTTGCATAATGTCCTCGCCGCTAAGCAGATGGCCATTTATGGCTTCGATAAACTCATAATCAAGAGAGTAATGTTGGCACTGGTATTCAATACATTGACGGCGTTTGGGTGATGCCTTGAGATTGATGATGAAAACTTTCACGCCTTCTCCATTTGCGGATAATAAAAGGTGCGCGGCTCTATTTTGCTTTCAAGATTAAATGTGGAGTGTAAATTAATTATCTGTTTTAAATATCGCACATGCAAATATTGAGTTGCATTTACTTGTTCCCGTGGTTATTCTTGACGCTAAAAGCGTTGTGGATAATACCAGCAAAAGTTGCACCATGGCGAGAAAATCACAAACTATTTATCTGCGATTTTGCTGCTCAAGGTGCTATATTAACTGGATTGTAATTAAATTAAATATTATTGATTCAATTAAGCGAAGAGTATTCTCCTTTAGCCCGCAGGGACAGGGGGCTAATTCGAGCAGTGATGATGCGTTGTATCCGTGGTTGGCACTACCTTGCCCCGTTAGCCAGCGCTCCTTAAGGTGATATTGCTGGAAAGGGAGCGGCGTCCAATCGATTGTGGGAAGCAATTATGCCTAGGCTAGGGAAACGCGGCTGTAGCTCTACGCATTACGCGGGCGATGTCGAGACTTCCGCCAATAACAGGCTTACGGTCACTTCAACGGGGCAAGCATTTGCGCTACAAGGCATCCCGTTAACGGACTAAAAAATGAGCGCCGTGGTTGCTTGTCCGTGGCGCTTAATGTCGGGCGACAATTAAGCACGCATAGGGTGAAAATTATTTATTGAGATTAATATCTATGAAATTATATTCATCTTGGTGAGTATCTGACGCAGATGCAATAACGCCATTAAGACAATTCGATCAAATTAACACTTGCTAGAATAAAAGGATTTTTCTGATGGCGCTCAGATGATTCTTGTGGATAATATTGGGCCATCGGCCCCGAAGACAATTCTTTTAGAAATAAATCTTCAGGGTGGCGGGAAATCTATTGACAAGCGCCACATTACGTTTAATAGTTATTCTCTGACGATGGAAAAATGCTGGCCAGGTCACTTAATCTAGATAGGAATAGGCTGGCGTTTCCGGTAGTGCTGAATGATGATTTAAAATTATTTGCTTCAATTAATTAATAAAAATGATACGGTCTCTGTGTCAAATTTAATGGATGTTATCGCATAAGGTCGTTAAGGACCGCCCTCTTAACGCCTGAGCCGTCAGCGTTAACCTTATAAAAGAATCAAAAGTATTAATCGTTAGAATAGATAGTCTTCTCCAATGCGTAACGCATTTGCTATTAGCGATGGTTATTCAATCGCATTGAGGGTGCTTGCGGCGGGCAAACAACAAGGCTAGACGGGGGAATATTCGGAATTTTCTTTAGCAGTTTAACGTATTTGACATCGTAATGATTAGCGACACCGTGTCGAGTAAGCATTGCGGTAGGTATAAAACGGTGCGGCCGAATGACGACGGCACCAAAGCCAGGACAATACCATGAAAAAAATGATAACTTTGGCCGACGATAATGCTCAGAAAGCGAATGTCGCGCCTGAAATGAATAGTCAAGAATGGATGGAGGCGATAAATCGAGAGTTGACGACTATTGTCAAAAATGCGGGAATCAGCGTTGAGGACGAGAATGAAGAAGCGTTATACACAGCGTTAAGTAGACTGCTGCGTCGGGCAGGGGAGTAACAGATATCCCTCCGCCGCAAATCAAGCAGATGTTATGACGATGCGTAATACATTCGTATAAAAGTTACACGATGTCTCACCTGGCCTTCAGCAACGCAGTGCGATAGCGGCGTGCGGTATTTTTAGCGTCTTGAAGTAAGAAGCGATGACACTGGCGTGGGCGGCGGTATCGCGAAAAAAATGTTGCAAAATACGCCATATTTTCCGCGCCAGCACATAACGGAATGATATTTTTTTGCCGGCAATCGTCGTCGTGCGGCGGTCGTCGATTAATTTCATTGCCGTGCGGCCAGCGTGGCGACTTACTGCTTTAATGCCGATTGTGCTTCTTCAAGTTCTTGTTGAGCACGTGTGACTTTTTTCTGTTTTTTGCGAATCTTATCGCTATTACCTGTTTGCTGAGCTTGCGTTAGTTCGTGCTGCCGTTGCGCCAGCTTGTTTTTCTTGTCGGCAATGTGGCGCTCGCGGTCTGCCTGTAGCTGGTCATCGCGACAATGGGCGGTAATCTCAGCCAGCGCCTTTTCCAGACCTTCCGCCCGCGCCGCGTTGCCTTGAGCGCGGGCATGGGAAAGCTGTGTCTGCACAGACTGCTGTTTTGCCGCGCAACCGCTTGCCGCCAGCGCACGTTGTCCCGGTAATATCATCAAAGCGCCAATCATCGCCAGATAGGGGAGTATCGTTTTCACCGTTAATCCTTTTCAGTTAATCCTTTTCTAAGGAAAAGATAAATGTATACATAATAATTTCACCTTAATTTTATCAGAGTTTACGGCCGGGAGGAAATAGTGCGTCGCTCGATGGCAGCGCGAAACAGGTAATGTCCGTAAAGGGTTAACAATATAACATGATGGGCTGACCATGGGGGCGCAAGGTAAGGGCGGCCGTTTCGGCAAATCATGTCCAGAGTCATTAAAATGAGACTCTAATCATGTCGCGTGACAGACATTTATGCATCGGCTGAGCTTAGCGCGGTTTGGATTAATGCGCCGCGCCCGTGGCCGTATAGGTTAATCCAGCCGGGGCGACGCAAACGTGCGTAAAAAGATGAGAGTGAGTATTCCTACGCATCAAAGTCTCATCCTGGCACGGTTTAAACAACAAAAAGAGCCAATTTAAGCAGCCGGATTTTATCACGCTCGTGATAGGTGCTGATGCAACGTGTCAAATTCACGGTCGCAAGGCGCACTCGACGTTCCAGGTGCCGGAAATGGGCGGTAAGCGGCTTGAGCGCCTTTGGGGCGCTGAGCTTAAATCATCGATGTTAATAATGAATACGTGGTTATTCTATTGTTGTTCAGCGCAAAGGAGAACCGGCAAAGCGTTTATTTAGCGCTCACGCTTTATCCTGGGTGAAAAAAAGCTGTTTTTTTAATTCTCGAACCAACATAATAAACAGTTGAATTTAATTATTTTATAGCGTGTAGGGTAAATGATTATCATCTGGATAAAGCATTATGATTGCTAAGCTGCCTAAAAAACGCCTGACGCGTATCGCCTCGTTGGTGTCGCTTGGTGTGGCGTTAACGTTGGTTTGCATCAAAGTTTGGGCATGGCTAGAAACGGGCTCCATTGCATTACTGACCTCGGCGGCGGATGGTTTAGTCGATGTATTGGCGTCAATGGTCACGCTGGTGGGGGTATATTATGCACAGCGGCCTGCGGATCGCGGCCATCGTTTCGGCCACGGTAAAGCGGAAGCCATAGCCGCGTTTGTGCAGGCAATGCTGTTGGCGGCGGCCGGCGTCGCGCTCGGGATAGAGTCTGTCAGCCGACTCATTACCCCGCAGGCGCTTGCCGCGCAGGGATTGGGCATTATTGTGATTGTCGTCAGTACCCTCTGCGCTAGCTTGCTGGTGACCATGCAAACGCTGGTGGTGAAATACACCCAGTCGACGGCAATCGCCGCCGATCGCGCGCATTACATCACCGATATCGCGGTGAATATTGCGGTGCTCTGCGCGCTGGTCCTCGAGCATCAGTTTGGCTGGATCAGGGCAGACGCCAGCGGTGCGCTGGCCATTTCCTGCTACATGGTTTGGAATGCTCGCGGCATGATCCGTGCCGCTATGCTGCAATTGCTTGACCGCGAGCTTGATAGCGCCGATCGCCGTCGCATTACCGCCGCGGCACTGAGTTGTCCCGGAGTGGAAGGGGTTCATGACCTGCGTACCCGCAACGGCGGAGATCGGGTATTTGTCGAGCTGCATGTAGAAGTGGATGGGCAGTTGACCGTCGATGCGGGTCACGCCATTTGCGATAATGCGGAAGCGGCAGTCAGGGCACTGTTCAGCGTAGCGGAGGTTTCCGCACATCTTGAGCCGGCCGGGATTGCGGACGAACGACTCGATGATCTTATCAAATAGCGCCGAGGAGCACCCCTCGCGGCGGCGCTTGGCGCTCGCCGGCGGTAAAAAAAAAACACCCACCGAAAAAAACCGTGGGTGCCCAACATCACTTTCGCCATCACCGGAGCGGGATGACGTATTGAAACTATCATCTAACGGCAGTACGAACAAATGAGAAAGGCTAATTATTCGCCTTCAAATATTCATCGATATTATAGCCTTAGCCGCTAACGCAGAAATGAAGCGCATTTGCCCCGATGCAGCTTAATTTGTGACCCTGAGCGCCAGAGAAGAGCGAATTTACTGTACGCCGCCGATG
This region includes:
- a CDS encoding glycosyltransferase family 25 protein gives rise to the protein MKVFIINLKASPKRRQCIEYQCQHYSLDYEFIEAINGHLLSGEDIMQHTRRINYATRPGEIGCALSHIHIYRLICERGLKQALILEDDAKLTPEAISLLPQLALCDIPSKPLLTLLTASCQYLKKPIQALDKTHCLHRVVDAAMTHGYIINRTAARNMAAGLYPVWMVADKFSIFQDYAFCQVRAVVPPVILHSIHAAQSHISITPKPDAARNAIWQSLKARAPWKVKCKHLLWGLLVRPFLSIVKQR
- a CDS encoding VOC family protein, whose translation is MRTQKRCMGYVAVVVDDYDRAIAYYTDKLGFTLVEDTPQPGKRWVVVTPNPESDCNILLARAANEIQESFIGNQCGGRVFLFLQTDNFWRDYNAMKAKGVKFCQEPREEEYGTVVVFEDLFGNRWDLYQNKQN
- the mtfA gene encoding DgsA anti-repressor MtfA; the protein is MIKWPWRSTHTASSDETNWDQALSIPLFSPLSVNEQQKLVALAKKFLRQKKLVPLQTLELHAQQRARIALLFSLPVLELGLEWLDGFHEVLIYPAPFVVADSWQDDFGLVHQGEVVHSGQSWDQGPVVLNWLEIQDSFDLSGFNLVIHETAHKLDLRNAGVVNGVPLIPLREVARWEQLLHGAMADLQDEVELVGEDAASMDAYAASDPAECFAVLSEYFFSSPELLAERFGDLYGCFVRFYRQDPLSRLIALRAGRRQEARSLTQAPD
- a CDS encoding cation diffusion facilitator family transporter; the encoded protein is MIAKLPKKRLTRIASLVSLGVALTLVCIKVWAWLETGSIALLTSAADGLVDVLASMVTLVGVYYAQRPADRGHRFGHGKAEAIAAFVQAMLLAAAGVALGIESVSRLITPQALAAQGLGIIVIVVSTLCASLLVTMQTLVVKYTQSTAIAADRAHYITDIAVNIAVLCALVLEHQFGWIRADASGALAISCYMVWNARGMIRAAMLQLLDRELDSADRRRITAAALSCPGVEGVHDLRTRNGGDRVFVELHVEVDGQLTVDAGHAICDNAEAAVRALFSVAEVSAHLEPAGIADERLDDLIK
- a CDS encoding DUF1090 domain-containing protein, whose product is MKTILPYLAMIGALMILPGQRALAASGCAAKQQSVQTQLSHARAQGNAARAEGLEKALAEITAHCRDDQLQADRERHIADKKNKLAQRQHELTQAQQTGNSDKIRKKQKKVTRAQQELEEAQSALKQ
- a CDS encoding 5' nucleotidase, NT5C type, producing the protein MARIAVDMDEVIADFNKKFINSFNHQFGKTISLTDLHGRSAQKRWPELASDIDLLIGQADFFSDLPVMPDSQEVLARMNEKHEIFITTAAMEFPLSFNAKFEWLKTHFPFISPMNIVFCGSKSILNADYLIDDNCRHFRGFCGEGILFTAPHNIHMEGYKRVRNWQEVGELFL